The Catenuloplanes niger genome includes a window with the following:
- a CDS encoding FAD-dependent oxidoreductase — protein sequence MIDDRYDVVVVGGGNAGFCAALAAAGRGRRVLLLEKGAPDEAGGNSYYTAGAFRVAHAGLPDLAGILDHDDRHAATVLPRYPAEAFVADLERVTEGRTDPVLAGVLAAESRATLGWLHTRGLRFRLMYERQSYRDAAGRHTFWGGLAIGSTGGGKGLIAQHTAAATAAGIEVRYGHRAEALVLRDGRVTGVRYRAATGLGVPAGTEDSGGTAAGSDSGGGSTDGGGADGGGTVEAESVVLAAGGFEADPEWRRAYLGDGWERALVRGTPLNTGDMLRAALAAGADRGGDWSSCHSVAWDAGASGTGDRTLTNRLTRQSYPLGIVVNRDGRRFLDEGADFRNYTYARYGGEILRQPGGVAFQVFDAATRPMLRTEEYDAPGATEIVASSPADLADAMGVHVDTFVETVAAFNRSIDTSAPFDPSVKDGRAARTSPPKSNWALPISTPPFYAFPVTCGITFTFGGLRADDHGRVLTAGGGHLPGLFVCGEMLGGLFSGNYPGGSGLTAGAVFGRRAGLLA from the coding sequence ATGATCGACGATCGTTATGATGTCGTGGTCGTGGGCGGCGGCAACGCGGGATTCTGCGCCGCGCTGGCCGCGGCCGGGCGCGGGCGCCGGGTGCTGCTCCTGGAGAAGGGCGCGCCGGACGAGGCCGGCGGCAACAGCTACTACACGGCCGGCGCGTTCCGGGTCGCGCACGCGGGGCTGCCGGACCTGGCCGGGATCCTGGACCACGACGACCGGCACGCGGCGACCGTGCTCCCGCGGTACCCGGCGGAGGCCTTCGTCGCCGACCTGGAACGGGTGACCGAGGGGCGCACGGACCCGGTGCTGGCCGGCGTGCTGGCCGCGGAGAGCCGCGCCACGCTGGGCTGGCTGCACACGCGCGGGCTGCGCTTCCGCCTGATGTACGAGCGACAGTCCTACCGGGACGCGGCCGGCCGGCACACGTTCTGGGGCGGCCTCGCGATCGGCAGCACCGGCGGCGGCAAGGGCTTGATCGCACAGCACACGGCCGCGGCCACCGCGGCCGGCATCGAGGTGCGCTACGGCCACCGCGCCGAGGCCCTGGTGCTGCGCGACGGCCGGGTGACCGGCGTCCGCTACCGCGCGGCGACCGGCCTCGGCGTGCCCGCCGGCACCGAGGACTCGGGCGGCACGGCCGCGGGCTCGGACTCGGGCGGCGGCAGCACGGATGGTGGTGGCGCGGATGGTGGTGGCACGGTCGAGGCGGAGTCCGTGGTGCTGGCCGCGGGCGGGTTCGAGGCCGATCCGGAGTGGCGGCGCGCGTACCTCGGCGACGGCTGGGAACGCGCGCTGGTCCGCGGCACGCCGCTGAACACCGGCGACATGCTGCGCGCCGCGCTCGCGGCCGGCGCGGACCGGGGTGGCGACTGGTCGTCGTGCCACAGCGTGGCGTGGGACGCGGGCGCGTCCGGGACCGGCGACCGCACGCTGACGAACCGGCTGACCCGGCAGAGCTATCCGCTGGGCATCGTGGTGAACCGGGACGGCCGGCGCTTCCTGGACGAGGGCGCGGACTTCCGGAACTACACCTACGCCCGGTACGGCGGGGAGATCCTGCGGCAGCCCGGCGGCGTGGCGTTCCAGGTCTTCGACGCCGCGACCCGCCCGATGCTGCGCACCGAGGAGTACGACGCACCGGGCGCGACCGAGATCGTCGCGTCGTCGCCCGCCGACCTCGCGGACGCGATGGGCGTGCACGTGGACACGTTCGTCGAGACGGTCGCCGCGTTCAACCGGTCCATCGACACGTCGGCGCCGTTCGACCCGTCCGTCAAGGACGGGCGTGCGGCGCGCACGTCGCCGCCGAAGAGCAACTGGGCGCTGCCGATCAGCACGCCGCCGTTCTACGCGTTCCCGGTCACCTGCGGCATCACGTTCACGTTCGGCGGTCTCCGCGCGGACGACCACGGCCGGGTGCTGACCGCGGGCGGCGGCCACCTGCCCGGCCTGTTCGTCTGCGGTGAGATGCTCGGCGGCCTGTTCAGCGGCAACTATCCCGGCGGCTCCGGCCTGACCGCCGGCGCGGTCTTCGGCCGCCGCGCCGGCCTCCTCGCCTGA
- a CDS encoding tripartite tricarboxylate transporter TctB family protein: MTAPEERPPGPPTANDPAAANDPASANGLATPVDPRDGDAAAGGTTEPDEAGEERATLLLALLMIVGAVVVLTDAATLRGGGGPVGPAAAPMLLGVLLGTLGLTLCVQSRGAVRTLGALRDRRARLGRLAALIAALIAFAVVLPFAGWTLCATALFTAAALLLGAPHPRRIVAYGFALSGTVFLLFDGLIGLILPAGPWGF; encoded by the coding sequence ATGACGGCACCGGAGGAACGACCGCCCGGCCCGCCCACGGCGAACGATCCCGCCGCGGCGAACGATCCCGCCTCGGCGAACGGTCTTGCCACGCCGGTCGACCCGCGGGACGGGGACGCGGCGGCCGGCGGGACGACGGAGCCCGACGAGGCGGGGGAGGAGCGCGCGACCCTGCTGCTCGCCCTGCTGATGATCGTGGGCGCCGTCGTGGTGCTGACCGACGCCGCGACGCTGCGGGGCGGCGGTGGGCCGGTCGGGCCGGCGGCAGCCCCGATGCTGCTCGGCGTGCTGCTCGGCACGCTGGGCCTGACCCTGTGCGTGCAGTCGCGCGGCGCCGTTCGTACCCTCGGGGCGTTGCGGGACCGGCGCGCGAGACTGGGCCGCCTGGCGGCACTGATCGCCGCGTTGATCGCGTTCGCGGTGGTGCTGCCGTTCGCCGGCTGGACGCTGTGTGCCACCGCGCTGTTCACGGCCGCCGCGCTGCTGCTCGGCGCGCCGCACCCACGCCGGATCGTCGCCTACGGCTTCGCGCTGTCCGGCACCGTGTTCTTGCTCTTCGACGGCCTGATCGGGCTGATCCTGCCGGCCGGACCGTGGGGGTTCTGA
- a CDS encoding Bug family tripartite tricarboxylate transporter substrate binding protein, producing the protein MRWRSSVPYAAAALVAVLLVATTLAGRGGQADAGFLDGRQLRLLAPAAPGGGWDQTAREMQAALRGTAGRTEVYNVAGAGGTIGLSQFVRHDGDPTQMMVFGLVMVGAIESDDAPVRLDETTPLARLTTDYEILVVPADSPIRDLSQLTERMRTDLPSVSFSGGSAGGVEQILTGLIAGAIGADPARVNYVAHSGGGEALATLLSGRATAGISGVSEMISQIEAGTVRPLAVSSAARLPDLPTVPTLREQGVDVELSNWRGAVAPPGISAADEAALEKLITDMTASEAWRRTLADRGWGDATLTGPEFETFLDEEQRRVADVLAKMGLA; encoded by the coding sequence ATGCGCTGGCGCAGTTCGGTGCCGTACGCGGCCGCCGCGCTGGTCGCGGTTCTGCTGGTCGCGACCACGCTGGCCGGGCGCGGCGGACAGGCCGACGCCGGGTTCCTGGACGGCCGTCAGCTGCGGCTGCTGGCACCGGCCGCACCCGGTGGCGGCTGGGACCAGACCGCTCGCGAGATGCAGGCCGCGCTGCGTGGGACGGCCGGCCGCACCGAGGTCTACAACGTGGCCGGCGCGGGCGGCACGATCGGTCTCAGCCAGTTCGTCCGGCACGACGGCGACCCGACCCAGATGATGGTGTTCGGGCTGGTCATGGTGGGTGCGATCGAGAGTGACGACGCGCCGGTGCGGCTGGACGAGACCACGCCGCTGGCCCGGCTCACCACCGACTACGAGATCCTGGTCGTGCCCGCGGACTCGCCGATCCGGGACCTGTCCCAGCTGACCGAGCGGATGCGCACCGACCTGCCGTCCGTGTCGTTCAGCGGCGGCTCGGCCGGCGGCGTCGAGCAGATCCTGACCGGGCTGATCGCGGGCGCGATCGGCGCGGACCCGGCCCGGGTCAACTACGTGGCGCACTCCGGTGGCGGCGAGGCGCTCGCCACGCTGCTCTCCGGCCGGGCCACCGCGGGCATCTCCGGTGTCTCCGAGATGATCTCCCAGATCGAGGCCGGTACGGTACGGCCGCTCGCGGTCTCCAGCGCGGCCCGGCTGCCGGACCTGCCGACCGTGCCCACGCTGCGCGAACAGGGTGTCGACGTGGAGCTGTCCAACTGGCGCGGAGCGGTCGCGCCGCCGGGGATCAGCGCGGCGGACGAGGCCGCGCTGGAGAAGCTGATCACCGACATGACCGCGAGCGAGGCCTGGCGCCGGACGCTCGCGGACCGTGGCTGGGGTGACGCCACGCTCACCGGACCGGAGTTCGAGACGTTCCTCGACGAGGAGCAGCGCCGCGTCGCGGACGTGCTGGCGAAGATGGGACTCGCATGA
- a CDS encoding response regulator transcription factor encodes MSITVLVADDQALIRAGFVTILDAQDDMTVVGEAGDGRSAVDTALRLRPDVVVMDVRMPVLDGIEATRRLAGAGVQEPMKVLVVTTFNLDEYVYEALRAGAAGFLLKDASPHAFVAGVRTVARGDSLIAPEVTRRLIGRYAARLRPADPAVTAGSALTPRELEVLRLIAAGHSNAEIAAQLVIGAETVKTYVSRVLAKLGLRDRVQAVVYAYRTGLVSLND; translated from the coding sequence ATGAGCATCACGGTTCTCGTCGCGGACGATCAGGCACTGATCCGGGCCGGCTTCGTCACGATCCTGGACGCGCAGGACGACATGACCGTGGTCGGCGAGGCCGGCGACGGCCGGTCCGCCGTGGACACCGCGCTGCGGCTGCGGCCGGACGTGGTGGTGATGGACGTGCGCATGCCCGTGCTGGACGGCATCGAGGCGACCCGCCGGCTGGCCGGGGCCGGCGTCCAGGAACCGATGAAGGTGCTGGTCGTGACGACGTTCAACCTCGACGAGTACGTGTACGAGGCGCTGCGCGCCGGTGCTGCCGGGTTCCTGCTGAAGGACGCGTCACCACACGCGTTCGTGGCCGGCGTGCGCACGGTCGCACGCGGCGACTCGCTGATCGCGCCCGAGGTCACCCGCCGGCTGATCGGCCGGTACGCGGCCCGCCTGCGCCCGGCCGATCCCGCGGTCACGGCCGGGTCCGCGCTCACGCCGCGCGAGCTGGAGGTGCTGCGGCTGATCGCGGCCGGCCACTCGAACGCGGAGATCGCGGCGCAGCTGGTGATCGGCGCGGAGACGGTCAAGACGTACGTCTCCCGGGTCCTCGCCAAGCTCGGTCTGCGCGACCGGGTGCAGGCGGTCGTCTACGCCTACCGCACCGGCCTGGTCAGCCTGAACGACTGA
- a CDS encoding sensor histidine kinase has product MPTRTGLGAGPGAGRPVRGRAVVPVSNRYAARVLQRLPWIERIRRVWRARSVTERDGVVALLLVAPGFFPPLAQIGTRLGELPERPLDGLGVAAGLAMTLPLVLRRTRPALALAAVAAGFAVQELGGYATFASVGLLVALYSAGAHQSRFRRAVAAAATVSYLLLVAALVAAGSPTPADGYPLLFVALAGAWGIGAWARRARATEAERRRLAARAALAAERERIARELHDVVTHHVTAMVVQAGAAQFVASSPEKVTANLTAIGETGRRALGELRDLLGVLDPARRAPMDRLPTLAQVTELVEQARAAGQPVELRAVGEHPDLGAGRELAAYRVVQEALTNAMKYATGARTLVRLTCRADGLDIEVTTSGAARAAPGVGGSGRGLAGLRERVELFGGAFEAGPHPDGFTVRARIPVGDPG; this is encoded by the coding sequence CGGGTGCTGCAGCGGCTGCCGTGGATCGAGCGGATCCGCCGCGTCTGGCGGGCACGCAGCGTCACGGAACGCGACGGCGTGGTGGCGCTGCTCCTCGTCGCGCCGGGCTTCTTCCCGCCGCTGGCGCAGATCGGCACCCGGCTGGGTGAGCTGCCGGAACGGCCGCTGGACGGGCTCGGCGTCGCGGCCGGGCTGGCCATGACGCTGCCGCTGGTGCTGCGCCGCACCCGTCCCGCGCTCGCGCTCGCGGCGGTCGCGGCCGGCTTCGCCGTCCAGGAGCTCGGCGGGTACGCGACGTTCGCCAGCGTCGGCCTGCTGGTGGCGCTGTACAGCGCGGGCGCGCACCAGTCGCGCTTCCGCCGGGCCGTCGCCGCGGCCGCGACCGTGAGCTACCTGCTGCTCGTCGCCGCGCTGGTCGCGGCCGGCTCGCCCACCCCGGCCGACGGATACCCGCTGCTCTTCGTGGCGCTGGCCGGCGCGTGGGGGATCGGGGCGTGGGCCCGCCGGGCGCGCGCCACCGAGGCCGAACGGCGCCGGCTCGCGGCCCGGGCCGCGCTGGCCGCGGAGCGCGAGCGGATCGCCCGCGAGCTGCACGACGTGGTCACCCACCACGTCACCGCGATGGTCGTGCAGGCCGGTGCCGCGCAGTTCGTGGCGTCCTCGCCGGAGAAGGTGACCGCGAACCTGACCGCGATCGGCGAGACCGGCCGGCGCGCGCTCGGTGAACTGCGCGACCTGCTCGGCGTGCTCGACCCGGCGCGCCGCGCGCCGATGGACCGGCTGCCCACGCTCGCGCAGGTCACCGAGCTGGTGGAGCAGGCGCGGGCGGCCGGCCAGCCGGTGGAGCTGCGCGCGGTGGGCGAGCACCCGGATCTGGGCGCGGGCCGGGAGCTGGCCGCCTACCGGGTGGTGCAGGAGGCGCTGACGAACGCGATGAAGTACGCGACCGGCGCCCGCACGCTGGTCCGGCTCACCTGCCGCGCCGACGGCCTCGACATCGAGGTCACCACGTCCGGCGCCGCCCGGGCCGCGCCCGGCGTGGGCGGCTCCGGCCGCGGCCTGGCCGGCCTGCGCGAGCGGGTCGAGCTGTTCGGCGGCGCGTTCGAGGCCGGCCCGCACCCGGACGGCTTCACCGTGCGGGCCCGCATCCCGGTAGGAGACCCCGGATGA